The Leishmania infantum JPCM5 genome chromosome 9 nucleotide sequence GTAGGGCACGACTGACTTCGCGATTTCCGTACTATGTCTGGAGCAGGAGAGGGTGGCTGTTGTGGTGGCCGCCTGCATGCAGGCCAAGATATCTTGGCCAACtacctgcagctccgcctccgtgcTTTTGTGCGGCACTGGCAACAGGTACTGCAGCATGCGCACAatcgaggtgcagcgggaTACCGGAGTCCTCACACTGGCCACGCTCAGCACCGCAAAGGTGACGGCGCCCGCCACGGTGaaagtgctgctgcggaggacGACGCCATGATGGGCATCTTCGACGACAAGGGCCTTGAGCAGTGTCAGCACACCCACGGTTTGCCagagcgccgccgtcacgccCGTAaactcctcctccagcgacgcggcggcggcggcggcataTGCCCCTTCGCCGTTGTCGTCCTTGTTGCTGGCACACGCAACGGCAAGGAGCCGTGCTACAAAGTTCGCCGGCATAGAGGGCAGCACCTGTGTCAGCACGTGGGCACTGATCAATCTGTTCGCGTTGCggggctgcagcagcgcatccatGACCAGCAAGCTCTCGTTGTCCTGCATGTTTCGTGCGTAGTTGGAACGCAGGTCGgcttgctgccgctccagtTCAGCGGGCATGATGCTCACTAGCACCGACAGAAGCCCGATGAGGTCACGATGAGTGAGTTCTTGGCCGGCCTTGAtggcctccagctgcagGTGGCAGGCGTAAGAGAAGGCGCGGATGGCCTCGGACAGCTGCCAGGCAGCCTCGTtcttctgctgcagctcgtcctCGGCGGACACAATCGCGGGGACATCTTCGGACGGGCTGaagccgacggcggcgtttGCCAAGGTTGTGTGGAACTCCGCCGCGACGTCAACGGCGCGCTGGTTGCTGGCCGATACGGTGCCGTTCTGAAGTTCCTCGAAGAGAGACGCAAAGGGGGTCGCAGCCGACGAGAGCACTCGCGTTGTCCGGGAGGTGGGGGTCGTCGagtcgccgttgccgccgccggagagCACCGGCATCGGGCACAGCGCCGTAATGATGGTTGTGCAGACCGGGCAGTTGAACTCCGTGGGGCCGAGGTAGAACTGACTCCGGAAgttccaccgctgccacagcaCTGACAGCCGGACAAACACTTTCTCCACGCACGACTTGTGTGCGGCGTGGCCGCACATGCTCAGGTGGCTGTGCACATGACGGCCGTCCGGCAGCGAAAGCGCGCCCAGCTGAGGCAGCACGCCGGAGGTGCCGGTGTGGCAGAGCAGAAAGAGTGGCTCCTCCGTCGAGGAgcgacacacgcagcagTCCAACGTCgtcagctccagcagcagcttcgcaaGAAGTGAGCCAATCACCCCGCCCGTCGGGGACTTCTccgacgccgatgccgcgggGCCAGAGGCCTCTTCGCTAGCGCGTTGGCcttcttgctgctgcgccgcggtggcggccgccttcATCTTCTCCGATGCCTTCAGCGCGCGactgcgcatgcgctgcatCAACATGGCCTGCCGCTCCTGAATGACCTTCTTCCggctctgcgccgcttcaTCCTTCGTCTTCTGCTCATCCAGCAAGTCGGCTGTGTTAAAGGTGGCCAGCCCAGTCTGCACGAGTACCGCCTCCACCATCTCCAGGCACCCGTAAGGATCGGCGTCCTTGTTCGAGAGCAGATAGCCACGCAGACGGTGCAGCATGTCAGCAGAGGAGGAagtggtggtgacggtgggCGTGCCGTttgacgtgtgtgtgtggagttGAACAGGGGTCTGCAGCTTCTGGAGCAAGGTTTGGCACGGCACCAGCTCCGGCAATGGCAGCCACTGCACACACGAGGCGTGAGTGAAGGAGGGCTCGTTGATGGCGAATCGACGCAGGTACAGCTCGAGGAGGTCCCAGGAGATGACGCCCTTCTCCGTAGCGGATGCCATCTCGCCGTTGTAGCCTTCGATAGCCCGCATGGCCCGCGTGATGGAGACGCAGTCTTGCATGCACAGGTACAGGGTTGTGGTGGCGTGCAGCAACGCCTCGCGCGTGATCACGTTGGCGTCTTCCCTGCCGTCACCGTGGGGGTCATCTTCGCTCCCGCTCTCGGTGCTTTCCCTTCCATCATCGGCACCCTCGTGCATAGCGTTGTCGTGCCGACAGAGCGGCGACTCCTGTGCCGAGGCAGCCGTACCCTCCTTGTCCGCCAATGCAGCCTTCACATccgaggcggcagcgacaccaGCGGGCACGTGGCAGCTGGCGTACACGTGCAGCACGTAGAGCGCCGGCAACAGGACGGCATCCGTGTGCAGCAACGCCCGGGTGGTGGGTACCAGCTCTGCGTACATGCTCGTGTCGGACAGCTGTGTGGGTGGCAGAGAGATGcgtttctgctgctgcccgccaccgcccgtGGCATCGTCGCCCTTGTTGCCATCAGCGAGCGCATGCGACTCTGCCTCTTGCGGCTTCGCCGCATCCGCTGCGCTGGCGAGGCCTCGATACGTCTTGTAAAACTCCTCGAGATGACTATCAACGACCCCGATGTGGTACAGgctcacgtgtgcgcgccacACATCCACGCCCTTCAGTCGAAACTGCTTCCCTTGCGCCGAGTCCTCGGCGACCGCCAGCTTCCGGATCGCGTCGTCGATCAGCCTCGAGAACTTGATCACGTTGCCGCTGGCGTCcttctcgtcctcgtcggcgtcgccgtaGTCCCCGCCACGGGCGGTTCCGTTGACGTTGGCGACGATGGTGGAGTGGGAGGCCTTGCCGTGCGCGAGAAGGCCCCCGACGATGCGGTCAATGACGGGCGAGGACATGGGGGCCTGGAATGCCGCCTTGGACACGTCCGTCACGATCGTGAGAATGAGGCGCAAAAAGTGCCTGTAGCCGTTCAGGCAGCGCCTGAAGaacggccgccgcgctgccagcATCGTTGGGAGGACGCCCAAGGGCTTCTCAGGGAGCTTCTCCGCTGGCTGCTGCCCGTGCGATGTGCTGgcacgtcgccgcggcgcctgGCTCGCATGCTCTGTGTCCGCGTCGCGCAGGCGTCGCTTCGCGTAAGAGAAGCGCTGGAGGATCTGCAGCGCCATGTCGGCCGGTGCCAGCTCCATCGTGAGCACCTGCATCATCAGGATGTCGAATTCTGCCGACACCCCGCGCGAGAATGTCAGGTACATTGTGACGGCAGAGGAAACATCGTAATCGCCACGGCGCCACAAGCCGTCGAAGACCTGGCCGGTCAGCACATGCGGCATGACCAACGAATCGAGGAGTTGCTGAGAAAAGGTGAGGCGATCCTGCTCGTTGCGCGTCACCTCCGCTCGCAACTGAAAGAAGGCGTCCAGCAGAGACcgcagagggcggcgcgcgtgtgctggggTAACCGGGAGGCCCGACGTCTCTCCTGTTGGCGCGGTGCTGTTCGTGCTCGTCCTTGAAAGGCCAGATACGCGAGTCGTGGCGAGTACCTCCGCCGGGGCGGCCGAGGGCGATGACGCCGCGCTTTGCAGCCGAGATGTGGCGCGTTGGCTTTCGATGACCCACGCCGTGAGGACAGCCCCGAAAAGGCGAGGGAGGTGGTTGGAAAGGGTagtggcgtgcgcgtgcggctccagcagcgtgTACTCCACAATGTCCACCGAgcacgtcgacggcgcctgGAGCCTTGCACCTGCCCTCACGTCTGCgtcgcgcgcctcctcgtttTGTGAAGTGCCACGATGGATCGCTGCTTGTTGGCTTTTCGGCAGACCCGTGGAGATCTTTCGCTCCAGCACGATGGAGCGACACCGCCGGCAAAAGCCGTCGCGCTGCTTTTCGAAGACGACATCCATGGTCCGGCTAATCTCATAGAGAGCTTGTATTGTGTACcccatcgccgtcgccaacGCCGGGGCCGCCAGGATGCTTGTCTTGGCGTTCGCTGCCGTTCCTGCCTGCTCCGTCAGTGGTTGCTTTCCCAGTACGCGTgactgcgccgccgccatggggccgtgctccagcagcaaGAGGGCTTCGTCCTGCCCATTCGCCACCCTGCACGCCGACAGCATCTCCAGCAGCGGGCCTTTCTGCCGCAGGCGATCCGGTGGTGTATCGAAGGCGGTGGCACCGCGCCACGTGTTCCAGAGCTCCGTCGTGATCcccagcgcctccgcgatGGCGTCGTGGGACAGGGCAGGCATCGACGCCGATGAAtccgttgctgctgtcgcaggcAGTCTCAGGAGACACGACAGAACCACCCGCATGGCATGCAACCACAACCACATGTGCCGCGAGATGCAGCGACCAATGAAGTCCGGCGTGGGGTAGTGTTGCGAGTCGGTTGGTGCATCGGGGTCCTTGCAGATGTAGCCGCTGATAGCCAGGCTGCCGGCGACCTGCGCAAAGGCGCGCCACGCAAGTCGGTTCAGCACAAGTGTGTAGCAGGCTGCAGGGGACCCGCTCAGACACGACTGCAACGCGGTCACGCTGGCCAGCGAGACGGGCGTAGCTTGGTGGGCAACAAACAGGAGCCCGTcgcgcgagagcgccgccgttTCCGTCACCGGGTTCGCAGAGGCGCCACTGACGGTGTCACGCGCGAGCCATAACGCGTAGAGCAACGCGCTCAGCTCTCTGTGCAGCACTGTGTTCGTTGCCGCCTTGTAAGGCAGGTGTGAAGGTGTCATCAAGTGGCGGATCACGTCGGGGTTTGTTAGCACCTGCACCTGGTACTGCGACAAGCATTCGTTCTTGTCCTCAGCACGCTCCTGTGCGTTGATGTACTCGGCATATGTCGCCATCAGCCCGCCGACCGGGAGGCGAAACTTGGCGTCGCTCAAGCAGTGGCCGACGCACCGAAGGAGGTTATTGAGCCACGGCGCGGATCTGCTGGTGGCATTCAGAGGCTGTTCGTGGGCCGTCACGGGCCGCGATGCTTCGTGAAGGAACACCATGTGCACGCAGGTGAAGTTTGGCGGTAACGCGTCGAGGACGGGGTCCGCCAtcgaggcggccgtgccgGTCTCCCTGACGATTTTTTCTTCCTCGTTGTCGcgcacggcggtggcaacTGCGCCTGGACCGCCGCACACCGCCATTCGCACCGGCTCTGCCcagagctgcgccacgaGACGTTTGGCGATGTCGCTGGCCTGCATGAGCTCCCACAGCTGCCGCGTCACTTCCGACATCCACTCCTCTAACCAGTCGAACTTGTCCGAGATGCGAGCCACATCGTTCAGCAGCGCGGCCTCCGCGTCGCTAAAGCGTGCCGTTGCTGCACTTCCGGCTGTGCtagtgccgctgccactaGCAGTGCTGTTCCCGGCGCCGCTCGTCGCCCTTCGCTGCTTTCCCGCTCGCGACTGCGCCCGCTTCTGCAACACCTGCAgacgcgtgtgctgcagaAGCGTAACAGCAGTGAACTGAATAATGCctcgcagcaccggcaccgcccaCACCCGATCCTCTTCCGCCATGGTGTCGAGGGGGTCGGACGCACTGTTCCCgtcacccgccgctgctgcagctgcagcagcggcacgatgACGGCTGCAGAAGGACTCCAGCTTCCACGCGGTCGGATCGCCGCAGTCGCACATGCCACCGCCTGAGCTCTGCGTGATACGGTAGCGATGATTGACGCACGGAGAGTGGCGGAAGCAGTCCATGCACATGACGCATGTGGAGTCGGCGCCACAGTCGAGGCAGCGTACCACCATTTCTTGCTCTCCACAGAAGCGTCCACACACCGGCGAGGCTGCTCCGTCGCTGTTTGACGCTGTGAGGACAGTCAGCAGACGCTTGCCATCGCCGCAGTCCGAGGCTAAGGTGCCCAGCCACGCCTGCACAGGACTGTGCACTCGCGCACTGCATAGCCGTGCAACGAACGGAAGCGACTGGAGCTGCTCGATGCCGGCTTCAATAATCGTTTGCAGTTTCTCTGgatggcgacgcagcacgcTGGTATAGGAGGAGTGTGCCACATGCCGCAGAATGGACGCGGTGCTAGCGCCTACGATGTCTTCAATGACGTCCGTGTCCAGTGCGCTTTCTTTGCGAATGTGCTCCGCGAGCAGTTCGTCTGTCAAGTACTCGTCGACGATCGTGACCAGCTCCGACTTCTCACACCCGCTTGGTACGTCGAttccgcgctgccgcgcgtaCTCAAGGAGCTGCTTGATGCTCCACGTCGACGGGATGTCGGGGTTGTAGCCCATGACGTGACACCGAAGAAATGACGTTttggtggcggtgttggGTAGGGTCTTGGCGAGGGGagatgggggaggaggtTGCCGCAAGTttggcggtgtgtgtgtgtgtgtgggagggaggagggggcaatCAGGCAGCCACACAACAGAAAGGCATCAACGAGGGAAAAGAAATAAAGACCGCAGaggctgtcgctgcggctgcggctgcccaCTCCGTCTCTACCCGCCGCGAATGAGGGACGACAAACGTGTCGGACGGGCGTGAGGGGGCGCGGGGGTGAGGGCGGAAGGGCTTCACGAGAGAACAGGCagaggggtggcggtggccgcggctTCTGGCGTAAAAGGCCGCAGTTGGACAgcaacacacatacacacccaGGAGGTGTGGTGTGTTGTGGGGGTGTGAtgggagcgagagagagtgtgAGACGGACCTCTTGGCCGATACGCATCAGACAAGAACGCACCCGcaaccctctctctctgtctgtctgtctctgctCTGTATGTGCGTGTTGGTATATCGCTGGTGTACCGGTGCAGGTGGGCGTTCCTATGAAGCCTACTGCCCTCCGATATGATggtgtgtgtacgtgtgtgcggctgTGTCTCTCCAACTGGAGCACACGTTTACCTTTCGTAGTTCTTATgcagcgtgcgtgtctgcctgCGCTTGATGCTGTGTGGCTTGTGGCTGTGATGATGTTGTTgttggggggaggaggtacCCACTGGAGCACGCatcggcacacacagacgcatgTACAGAGACAAAACAGGGAGAcatggagagagggaaggaggaagggataGGGATAAGAACAGTACACCCCTTCCGGTGTGTGGGCCCGGGGACACGATATGTCCGTGCGTAGATGCGTGCCGTGTCACCGAAGCTCTGCATACGGCGCCAAGAGCGACGTCGTTCcgcgccctccccttccccttgcCTTTTCCTCCTCACGTCCAcccacacctgcacacacccactcgcatgcatgcacaaGGTGaatgggagggagggaaggaagggcgAGGTGTGAGAGGggcagcagtgctgccgaGAGGCAAATGAGAGGGCCTCATCAGGCATGCAGAGGGACATGGATGGAGAAGGCCAGGAAAGGGAAGTCCCCCTTCTCCCAGACACGCGTAAACGCATacatgcacagagagagtgagagcgATAGGCTGATGCCgccatcccccccccccacccccgcatCTGCCAACACATCCATCACACTGGCCGaacacacgcatacaggcCGCGAAGGAGAGGTCAACGCCGTCTGGATAACGAGGCGTCGCTTTCCTCCGCTTCCTCTCGCTCACGTTCGTGATGCAGCCGGAACAAGCAAGAAAGGGGGCGAAGAGGACGATGGGATGGTAATGAGCGGCAACGCGCCACCAaagacgcagcagctccacacgCTTACGAACGTACTGACcgcagggagagggagtgagAGGGCAGCAGAGCACCAACGCATACAGCTACCGCGGGCAAAACAGGAGGGAGACGGGTTGGCGAGTGAGGAGagcagacagacacacgcacgtgcgcacatcAACAAGGACATTGTTCCTGATCCCTCttgctcccccctcctccctttgCTTTTCCCTTCCCCGGGGTTGTATGTTGTAAAGCCTACTTCCGAGacttgcgcagctccaccatCATCTTGTACTCACTCACGTACATGCGCTTCGCATCCAGCAGGCTGATCCCCTTCAGCTTCGACCAGGCGTCCCACTTCGCCTTTCCCGCGTAGTCGAAGATGCCAGGGCGGTCCGTATTCACGTCACCGACGGTTGCCTGCTTGAAGAGGCCGTAGAACTTGAGCTTTACTTCATCGCTCTCCTTGCcagccgtggcggcgaaggcgtgcTGCGCTGAGGCGAACTCCTGCTCGATGGAAGAGACGGGAAGGGCTTTGTCCACATGTGCCgacgcgccagcagccgGGGCGCCGGTCTCTATGTCGTTGGCGCCGTTCCGGAACAGAGCAcgtcgcagcgccgg carries:
- a CDS encoding putative ubiquitin ligase: MGYNPDIPSTWSIKQLLEYARQRGIDVPSGCEKSELVTIVDEYLTDELLAEHIRKESALDTDVIEDIVGASTASILRHVAHSSYTSVLRRHPEKLQTIIEAGIEQLQSLPFVARLCSARVHSPVQAWLGTLASDCGDGKRLLTVLTASNSDGAASPVCGRFCGEQEMVVRCLDCGADSTCVMCMDCFRHSPCVNHRYRITQSSGGGMCDCGDPTAWKLESFCSRHRAAAAAAAAAGDGNSASDPLDTMAEEDRVWAVPVLRGIIQFTAVTLLQHTRLQVLQKRAQSRAGKQRRATSGAGNSTASGSGTSTAGSAATARFSDAEAALLNDVARISDKFDWLEEWMSEVTRQLWELMQASDIAKRLVAQLWAEPVRMAVCGGPGAVATAVRDNEEEKIVRETGTAASMADPVLDALPPNFTCVHMVFLHEASRPVTAHEQPLNATSRSAPWLNNLLRCVGHCLSDAKFRLPVGGLMATYAEYINAQERAEDKNECLSQYQVQVLTNPDVIRHLMTPSHLPYKAATNTVLHRELSALLYALWLARDTVSGASANPVTETAALSRDGLLFVAHQATPVSLASVTALQSCLSGSPAACYTLVLNRLAWRAFAQVAGSLAISGYICKDPDAPTDSQHYPTPDFIGRCISRHMWLWLHAMRVVLSCLLRLPATAATDSSASMPALSHDAIAEALGITTELWNTWRGATAFDTPPDRLRQKGPLLEMLSACRVANGQDEALLLLEHGPMAAAQSRVLGKQPLTEQAGTAANAKTSILAAPALATAMGYTIQALYEISRTMDVVFEKQRDGFCRRCRSIVLERKISTGLPKSQQAAIHRGTSQNEEARDADVRAGARLQAPSTCSVDIVEYTLLEPHAHATTLSNHLPRLFGAVLTAWVIESQRATSRLQSAASSPSAAPAEVLATTRVSGLSRTSTNSTAPTGETSGLPVTPAHARRPLRSLLDAFFQLRAEVTRNEQDRLTFSQQLLDSLVMPHVLTGQVFDGLWRRGDYDVSSAVTMYLTFSRGVSAEFDILMMQVLTMELAPADMALQILQRFSYAKRRLRDADTEHASQAPRRRASTSHGQQPAEKLPEKPLGVLPTMLAARRPFFRRCLNGYRHFLRLILTIVTDVSKAAFQAPMSSPVIDRIVGGLLAHGKASHSTIVANVNGTARGGDYGDADEDEKDASGNVIKFSRLIDDAIRKLAVAEDSAQGKQFRLKGVDVWRAHVSLYHIGVVDSHLEEFYKTYRGLASAADAAKPQEAESHALADGNKGDDATGGGGQQQKRISLPPTQLSDTSMYAELVPTTRALLHTDAVLLPALYVLHVYASCHVPAGVAAASDVKAALADKEGTAASAQESPLCRHDNAMHEGADDGRESTESGSEDDPHGDGREDANVITREALLHATTTLYLCMQDCVSITRAMRAIEGYNGEMASATEKGVISWDLLELYLRRFAINEPSFTHASCVQWLPLPELVPCQTLLQKLQTPVQLHTHTSNGTPTVTTTSSSADMLHRLRGYLLSNKDADPYGCLEMVEAVLVQTGLATFNTADLLDEQKTKDEAAQSRKKVIQERQAMLMQRMRSRALKASEKMKAAATAAQQQEGQRASEEASGPAASASEKSPTGGVIGSLLAKLLLELTTLDCCVCRSSTEEPLFLLCHTGTSGVLPQLGALSLPDGRHVHSHLSMCGHAAHKSCVEKVFVRLSVLWQRWNFRSQFYLGPTEFNCPVCTTIITALCPMPVLSGGGNGDSTTPTSRTTRVLSSAATPFASLFEELQNGTVSASNQRAVDVAAEFHTTLANAAVGFSPSEDVPAIVSAEDELQQKNEAAWQLSEAIRAFSYACHLQLEAIKAGQELTHRDLIGLLSVLVSIMPAELERQQADLRSNYARNMQDNESLLVMDALLQPRNANRLISAHVLTQVLPSMPANFVARLLAVACASNKDDNGEGAYAAAAAASLEEEFTGVTAALWQTVGVLTLLKALVVEDAHHGVVLRSSTFTVAGAVTFAVLSVASVRTPVSRCTSIVRMLQYLLPVPHKSTEAELQVVGQDILACMQAATTTATLSCSRHSTEIAKSVVPYTTPEEWVARIAEKLLHLPSVYTTVLTRFAEHKMCTICHQEPAKPVVCCRCGKLMCMQPPSSPPELYTHTRTCGGAVGIFLVVRTANFYVLELTSGRVYHYPSNYTDEYGEHDRNLRRGIPLFRNTEETQKLVLTWMLNKWGAVSSIFGVANRMDLSTL